The genomic window TCTCGCAGAATTCGGACATCTTTGCGGGTTCCACCAAGATATCGGCGTCAGTGGAAATCTTGTGAGTGCGAAGTCCCAGTTTTTCTAGGAGCGGCCCCTTGATGGCCAGGACCCTCACCCCGTGCACGGTGGCAATCCGATCGACGAGGGCGTAGGCAAGAGGAGTAGCCACCGCCACAGGAAGCGTCACAGAAACTTCGTCAACGACGTCAGCATCCGGTTCCATCACTTAAGCTCGTCCCTTTCTGCTTGTCCGTGTTGACCGGAGGAACGCAAGACCCGGTACCAGCATTACGGCATATGCAACCGTTCCGGCTACGGCGGCACCAACGGCTCCCCATGGAGACAACAGCACCATTCCCACAACGCTGAAGCAAACCGCGGTCAGTGTGGCGAAAGCCCGGATACGGGCATGACCGGTCTTAACAAGAATTCCATTGACCAGGAAGCCCAGCCCTTTAGCCCATCCCCCCAGAGCCAAGATAGCCGCGGGTACTACAGCACCTTGGAATTCCTGCCCGAAGACCCACGGGATGATGAACCACAGCGTTCCAATGCACAGCAACACGCCGGCTGTCATGACCAAAGAACACCACTTGACGACCGTAACGAATTCAGCAGGTTTCCGCAGTCCGTTGCTGCCAGCCATGGCTGCATCCCGGAACGGCTTGGCTGCGACAGTAAAAAGCTCCGCTACCAGCAGGGCGATCGCATAGTACCCAAGTTGCTCAGCGCCGATAAGAGGCCGTAGGACAATCGGGTCCAGGTTAACCAGCAGCACTCCGCCAAGTCCGCCTATCACGGCCCAGTTGAGAGTTTTCAGGGGCCTGATGGTGGCCCTTCGCATGGTCCTGGCTGGTTCAAACGATCCAGCCCGGCGAACACTGACTGCGGCGAAGGAGAGATAGAGAAGTCCGAGTACCTGCGGGAGAATCAGTGTCACTACCGCGTTTTTCAGGGTGAGATGACCCGATATAAAGAGCCCCGCGGTCAACATCAGGCGGGATAGAGCCGTAACCCACTTCTCGATGGAAATCGCCAGGATCATGTTCCGGTTCAGGGCCATCCCGCGTTGGAGCACCGCGGCAGCAAAGATTACCGCCCCGGTTCCGAGCACCCACAACAACTCAGAGTGAAGAAAACCGGCTTGAGCAAATGCCAGCGCTGCGCAGAACGCCATGGCGAACGCACCCAGTATCACGGCAACCCAGACACCCAGTCGGAACCTTCGGAGCCAATAGTTGCCGTAGACGGCCAGTGAATCAGAGGCTCCCAGTCCTAGGATCGATGCGGCCACCACGATGATCGATTGGCTGGTTGCAAAGTCACCCTGACCAGAGGGACCCAGCGATCGAGTAAGAAGCGGAGCCACCAGCAACGAGCTTAGAGGCACGAGCACCGAGCCCAGTGCATTCATCACATGGTGCCGGCGCTTGACAGTTGCTAGAGCAACCATGATGGGGGACGGCTCACAAAAGCCGGGGTGGTCCGTGCAGCATGGCTTGCGTCGCCCACGGCCTGTTTGGCGAGTTCCACTATGCGTTGGGCAGAAGGGTGGCTTTCCCAGGAGAGCACGAACCGGTCAGCGTCGTACCATTTGAATTGGCCGGAGAACTTGTCCACGTAATCAAGGCCCACACACGGCACGCCTTGGCTAAGGGCGGCCACGCCCGCATGCATCCTCGCTGTGACCACCACGGTGGCCAAAGCCAACATGCCCTTGGCCTCTTGGGCATTCCGGGGGACGGCCGATATCAGCCTCTCACCGGACCGGCCTCGAACCATGGTTTCGGACAAGGCAATATCGCCCGGATCTTGCCGGACATCGTGCGCGAGGACGACGACAGAAAAACCGGCCCCCAACAATGCATTCGTGTAGGCCTTGAAACGTGAAGTGACCTCGTGGATACCCATCCCATTGAACGCCGCAAGGTGCGCATTGGGAACCACGATGGCTGTAGGTCCATCCTGCGCACTGACCCATGCGCCCAACTGTTCAACAGCCGGCGTCGATGCGGGCTTCATGTAGGCCGCGACATCCGGGAAGACATTCACTTTCCTTTGAAGCGCCTCGACTACCCGGGCCTGCGAATTCGTATCTCTTGCGGTCAACCGGACTCGTGGGTCCAGACGACGCAAGGCTGCCAAGGCATCTTGGCTGGCGTTGCGGCGAAAACTGAAATTGGCGAGTTCCGCGTTCCGGCCTTGGGCCGCAGCAACGTTGAGGAGGCTGACCCTCTGGGTGATGGATCGGATCCCATAGGCCCCATCGACGGAGTCGGCCCCCAGGACGACGATCCTTTGGGCGTCCGTCAGCGTCTTCAGTTTTCGTGCATTAACGTGCATCCGCCCGAGCCCAATGACATCGTCAAAGGTCTCCATTCCGACGACTCCCATTTCCGACCACGGTTCCGCCGAGCCGGGAGTCAGCAAATGTGGGGTTCCGGAGGCAGCCAGAATGCTGTCACGGCTCCCCTGAATCATTCCTTCATCACCGAAGGAGCCGTAACTCGCTGGAGAGAGGACCGCGGTGCGTGCCGGAGCCGTCTTGGCTGGTTTTTCCAACCCCAGCAACCGTCGTTGTGCGGTGACCAGGGTGGGCGCCGCTTGCCCGGCCACCAACCGGTTGAAGTTACCCAAGCCGTTTCCCCGTTTCTTGCCGCCCAGCGTGGTCTGCAGGCCAATTGTCATTGCGTGCCCCCATGGCTGATCGTCAGGTATTCGTCATTGCCCCATTTGTTGAACGGATAGAGGAACCCATCCACCGTGCCCACCAGATCGGATCGATGAGCCGTTTTGAAACATGCGCCCGCCGCGTCCGCGCTTCGGCACCCTGAGACAGAGTCCTCCGAGTTGGAGCGGTGATCACCCAGAAGCAGAT from Arthrobacter sp. StoSoilB20 includes these protein-coding regions:
- a CDS encoding polysaccharide pyruvyl transferase family protein; amino-acid sequence: MTIGLQTTLGGKKRGNGLGNFNRLVAGQAAPTLVTAQRRLLGLEKPAKTAPARTAVLSPASYGSFGDEGMIQGSRDSILAASGTPHLLTPGSAEPWSEMGVVGMETFDDVIGLGRMHVNARKLKTLTDAQRIVVLGADSVDGAYGIRSITQRVSLLNVAAAQGRNAELANFSFRRNASQDALAALRRLDPRVRLTARDTNSQARVVEALQRKVNVFPDVAAYMKPASTPAVEQLGAWVSAQDGPTAIVVPNAHLAAFNGMGIHEVTSRFKAYTNALLGAGFSVVVLAHDVRQDPGDIALSETMVRGRSGERLISAVPRNAQEAKGMLALATVVVTARMHAGVAALSQGVPCVGLDYVDKFSGQFKWYDADRFVLSWESHPSAQRIVELAKQAVGDASHAARTTPAFVSRPPSWLL